From Cupriavidus sp. D39:
CCAGCGTCGTCGCGCCGCTCACGTTCAACACGCCCGTGTCCGTCACGCTGCCGCTCGTGCTCGACAAGCTCAGGTTCCCCGCGCTCACGTTACTCAGCGCCACCGCGTTCGCCGCGCTCAGCGTCGCATTGCCGCTCACGTTCACCGTGCCGCCCGCGGTCTCCACCACACTGCCACCCACGCTGGTGAGTGTCGCGTTGCCTGCCGTCACACTGGCCAGCGTCAGGTTCCCTGCGCTCGCCAGGTTCAGCGTATTGCCAGCCGTCGCCGTCACCGTGCCCAGCGTGCTGCTCGCGTTCGCCACCGTGATCGACCCATTGCCCGCCACCAGCGTCGTCGATCCGCTCACGTTCACCGTGCCGCCTGCGGTCTCCACCACGCTGCCACCCACGCTCGTGAGCGTCGCGTTGCCCGCCGTCACACTGGCCAGCGTCAGGTTCCCCCGCTCGCCACGTTCAGCGTATTGCCAGCCGTCGCCGTCACCGTGCCCAGCGCGTTGCTCGCGTTCGCCACCGTGATCGACCCGTTGCCCGCCACCAGCATCGTCGCACCGCTCACGTTCACCACGCCCGTGTCCATCACACTGCCCGTCGTGCTCGACAAGCTCAGGTTCCCCGCGCTCACGTTACTCAGCGCCACTGCGTTCGCCGCGCTCAGCGTCGCGTTGCCGCTCACGTTCACCGCGCCGCCCGCGGTCTCCACCACGCTGCCACCCACGCTCGTGAGCGTCGCGTTGCCCGCCGTCACACTGGCCAGCGTCAGGTTCCCCCGCTCGCCACGTTCAGCGTATTGCCAGCCGTCGCCGTCACCGTGCCCAGCGCGTTGCTCGCGTTCGCCACCGTGATCGACCCGTTGCCCGCCACCAGCGTCGTCGATCCGCTCACGTTCAACACGCCCGTGTCCGTCACGCTGCCCGTCGTGCTCGACAAGCTCAGGTTCCCCGCGCTCACGTTACTCAGCGCCACTGCGTTCGCCGCGCTCAGGGTCGCGTTGCCGCTCACGTTCACCGCGCCGCCCGCGCTCTCCACCACGCTGCCACCCACGCTCGTGAGTGTCGCGTTGCCCGCCGTCACACTGGCCAGCGTCAGGTTCCCCCGCTCGCCACGTTCAGCGTATTGCCAGCCGTCGCCGTCACCGTGCCCAGCGCGTTGCTCGCGTTCGCCACCGTGATCGACCCATTGCCCGCCACCAGCGTCGTCGACCCGCTCACGTTCAACACGCCCGTGTCCGTCACGCTGCCGCTCGTGCTCGACAAGCTCAGGTTGCCAGCACTCACGTTGCCTACCGTCAAATCTCCCTTCGTGCTCAGCCCCAGCGTTCCTGATATCGTCAACGTTCCATTGACTCCAGAAATACTGCCATTCGTGCTGTTGAGCAGCACGTTGTCCGCCGACAAGTTCCCCATCGAAATGTTGTTCGACGCGCTCAGATTCAAGGTCTCGTTCGCATTCAGGTACTGCCATGAGACAGAGCCATTCGTACTCACAACGCTGATATTGCCTGCGCTAACGGTCCCGAGCGCCAAGTTGCCTGCTTGCATTAGGCTCAAGTTTCCGCCTACATTCAAATCTAGGCTACCGCCAATCCTCGAAATGCTGCCATTCGCGCTCGAGAGCATCAAGTTGTAGCTGGACACATTCGCAACGGTCAAATTACCGCTGTTCGCCAGCGCTACTGTTCCACTTGCGCTATTCGTCGACACGGTCACCGTGCCATTCAGGTTGTTGCTCGTGCTATCCAGCACCACGCTGCCGTTGGCCGCCGTCAGCGCCGTATTGCCGCTCACGTTCACCGTGCCGCCCGCGGTCTCCACCACGCTGCCACCCACGCTCGTGAGCGTCGCGTTGCCTGCCGTCACGTTGGCCAGCGTCAGGTTCCCCCGCTCGCCACGTTCAGCGTATTGCCAGCCGTCGCCGTCACCGTGCCCAGCGCGTTGCTCGCGTTCGCCACCGTGATCGACCCGTTGCCAGCCACCAGCGTCGTCGATCCGCTCACGTTCAACACGCCCGTGTCCGTCACGCTGCCGCTCGTGCTCGACAAGCTCAGGTTCCCCGCGCTCACGTTACTCAGCGCCACCGCGTTCGCCGCGCTCAGCGTCGCGTTGCCGCTCACGTTCACCGCGCCGCCCGCGGTCTCCACCACGCTGCCACCCACGCTCGTGAGTGTCGCGTTGCCTGCCGTCACACTGGCCAGCGTCAGGTTCCCCGCGCTCGCCACGTTCAGCGTATTGCCAGCCGTCGCCGTCACCGTGCCCAGCACGTTGCTCGCGTTCGCCACCGTGATCGACCCATTGCCCGCCACCAGCGTCGTCGATCCGCTCACGTTCACCGTGCCGCCCGCGGTCTCCACCACACTGCCACCCACGCTGGTGAGTGTCGCGTTGCCTGCCGTCACACTGGCCAGCGTCAGGTTCCCTGCGCTCGCCAGGTTCAGCGTATTGCCAGCCGTCGCCGTCACCGTGCCCAGCGCGCTGCTCGCGTTCGCCACCGTGATCGACCCATTGCCCGCCACCAGCGTCGTCGATCCGCTCACGTTCACCGTGCCGCCTGCGGTCTCCACCACGCTGCCACCCACGCTCGTGAGCGTCGCGTTGCCTGCCGTCACACTGGCCAGCGTCAGGTTCCCCCGCTCGCCACGTTCAGCGTATTGCCAGCCGTCGCCGTCACCGTGCCCAGCGCGTTGCTCGCGTTCGCCACCGTGATCGACCCGTTGCCCGCCACCAGCGTCGTCGATCCGCTCACGTTCAACACGCCCGTGTCCGTCACGCTGCCCGTCGTGCTCGACAAGCTCAGGTTCCCCGCGCTCACGTTACTCAGCGCCACCGCGTTGGCCGCGCTCATCGTCGCATTGCCGCTCACGTTCAACACGCCGCCCGCGGTCTCCACCACGCTGCCACCCACGCTCGTGAGCGTCGCGTTGCCCGCCGTCACACTGGCCAGCGTCAGGTTCCCCCGCTCGCCACGTTCAGCGTATTGCCAGCCGTCGCCGTCACCGTGCCCAGCGCGCTGCTGGCGTTCGCCACCGTGATCGACCCATTGCCCGCCACCAGCGTCGTCGCACCGCTCACGTTCAACACGCCCGTGTCCGTCACGCTGCCGTACGTGCTCGACAAGCTCAGGTTCCCCGCGCTCACATTCCCCGACAGCGACACCGCGTTGTTCGCACTCAGGGTCGCGTTGCCGCTCACGTTCAACACGCCGCCCGCGGTCTCCACCACGCCGCCACCCACGCTCGTGAGTGTCGCGTTGCCCGCCGTCACACTGGCCAGCGTCAGGTTCCCCCGCTCGCCACGTTCAGCGTATTGCCAGCCGTCGCCGTCACCGTGCCCAGCGCGTTGCTCGCGTTCGCCACCGTGATCGACCCATTGCCCGCCACCAGCGTCGTCGATCCGCTCACGTTCACCGTGCCGCCCGCGGTCTCCACCACGCTGCCACCCACGCTCGTGAGCGTCGCGTTGCCTGCCGTCACGTTGGCCAGCGTCAGGTTCCCTGCGCTCGCCAGATTCACCGTATTGTCAGCCGTCGCCGTCGCCGTCACCGTGCCCAGCGCGCTGCTCGCGTTCGCCACCGTGATCGACCCATTGCCCGCCACCAGCGTCGTCGCGCCGCTCACGTTCACCACGCCCGTGTCCGTCACGCTGCCGCTCGTGCTCGACAAGCTCAGGTTCCCCGCGCTCACGTTACTCAGCGCCACCGCGTTCGCCGCGCTCAGCGTCGCGTTGCCGCTCACGTTCACCGCGCCGCCCGCGGTCTCCACCACGCTGCCACCCACGCTCGTGAGTGTCGCGTTGCCTGCCGTCACACTGGCCAGCGTCAGGTTCCCCCGCTCGCCACGTTCAGCGTATTGCCAGCCGTCGCCGTCACCGTGCCCAGCGCGTTGCTCGCGTTCGCCACCGTGATCGACCCATTGCCCGCCACCAGCGTCGTCGATCCGCTCACGTTCACCGTGCCGCCCGCGGTCTCCACCACACTGCCACCCACGCTGGTGAGTGTCGCGTTGCCTGCCGTCACACTGGCCAGCGTCAGGTTCCCTGCGCTCGCCACGTTCAGCGTATTGCCAGCCGTCGCCGTCACCGTGCCCAGCGCGTTGCTCGCGTTCGCCACCGTGATCGACCCATTGCCCGCCACCAGCGTCGTCGATCCGCTCACGTTCAACACGCCCGTGTCCGTCACGCTGCCGCTCGTGCTCGACAAGCTCAGGTTCCCCGCGCTCACGTTTGCAAGGACAAGACTACCCGATTGGGTCAGGCTCAACGTTCCAGCCACATTGAGCGACCCACTCACGCCGTTGATGCTGCCATTCGTGCTCCACAGATAAACGTTAGCCGCAGCTACGTTGGCCAGCGTTAGATTGCCTACGCTCGCCACGTTCAGCGTATTGCCAGCCGTCGCCGTCACCGTGCCCAGCGCGTTGCTCGCGTTCGCCACCGTGATCGACCCATTGCCCGCCACCAGCGTCGTCGACCCGCTCACGTTCAACACGCCGCCCGCGGTCTCCACCACGCTGCCACCCACGCTCGTGAGTGTCGCGTTGCCCGCCGTCACACTGGCCAGCGTCAGGTTCCCTGCGCTCGCCACGTTCAGCGTATTGCCAGCCGTCGCCGTCACCGTGCCCAGCGCGTTGCTCGCGTTCGCCACCGTGATCGACCCATTGCCCGCCACCAGCGTCGTCGACCCGCTCACGTTCACCACGCCCGTGTCCGTCACGCTACCGGTCGTGCTCGTCGCACTCAGGTTCCCTGCGCTCACGTTGCCCGATAGCGCCACCGCGTTGGCCGCGCTCAGCGTCAGGTTCCCGCTCACCGTCACCACCCCACCGGCGGCCTCCATCACCACACCACCCGTACTCCACAGCGTCACATTGCCCGCCGTCACGTTGGCCAGCGTTAGGTTGTTTGCACTCGTCAGATTCAGCGTTCCGCTCGAGTTCACCGTCGCGCTCACCGTGCCCAGCGCGTTGCTCGCGTTCGCCACCGTGATCGACCCATTGCCCGCCACCAGCGTCGTCGATCCGCTCACGTTCAACACGCCGCCCGCGGTCTCCACCACGCTGCCACCCACGCTCGTGAGCGTCGCGTTTCCCGCCGTCACACTGGCCAGCGTCAGGTTCCCCGCGCTCGCCACGTTCAGCGTATTGCCAGCCGTCGCCGTCACCGTGCCCAGCACGTTGCTCGCGTTCGCCACCGTGATCGACCCATTGCCCGCCACCAGCGTCGTCGATCCGCTCACGTTCACCGTGCCGCCCGCGGTCTCCACCACGCTGCCACCCACGCTCGTGAGTGTCGCGTTGCCTGCCGTCACACTGGCCAGCGTCAGGTTCCCTGCGCTCGCCACGTTCAGCGTATTGCCAGCCGTCGCCGTCACCGTGCCCAGCACGTTGCTCGCGTTTGACAGCGTCACCGACCCGTTGCCAGCCACCAGCGTCGTCGATCCGCTCACGTTCACCGTGCCGCCCGCGGTCTCCACCACGCTGCCACCCACGCTGGTGAGTGTCGCGTTGCCTGCCGTCACGTTGGCCAGCGTCAGGTTGCCACTATTTATCAGGGTCAGTGTATTACCCGCTGTCGCCGTCACTGCGCCTCCCAGTGTCCCAGACGCCGTGATGCACTGTGCTGCTGTGATCGCCGTCGATCCATTCACGTTCAATGTGCCGAAGATATGCACGTCACTGGCGGTGGTCGTAGCACTGAAGTTCCCCCAACCGTTACATTAACGATTGGAATGCCCGTCTGAGCCGACAGCGTCATGTTGCCAGTCGCAATCCAATTGCGAGGACCACTTCCAGTTGCTGTTATGCCGGATCCAGTGCTCGTTACATTCAAATTGTTAGCTGAAATGCAGTTAAGGATGATCTGTTGAGCAGCGGTCAGATTCGCATCGCCGCTCACGTTCACCGTGCTATTCCCGTT
This genomic window contains:
- a CDS encoding beta strand repeat-containing protein, which gives rise to MTATAGNTLTLINSGNLTLANVTAGNATLTSVGGSVVETAGGTVNVSGSTTLVAGNGSVTLSNASNVLGTVTATAGNTLNVASAGNLTLASVTAGNATLTSVGGSVVETAGGTVNVSGSTTLVAGNGSITVANASNVLGTVTATAGNTLNVASAGNLTLASVTAGNATLTSVGGSVVETAGGVLNVSGSTTLVAGNGSITVANASNALGTVSATVNSSGTLNLTSANNLTLANVTAGNVTLWSTGGVVMEAAGGVVTVSGNLTLSAANAVALSGNVSAGNLSATSTTGSVTDTGVVNVSGSTTLVAGNGSITVANASNALGTVTATAGNTLNVASAGNLTLASVTAGNATLTSVGGSVVETAGGVLNVSGSTTLVAGNGSITVANASNALGTVTATAGNTLNVASVGNLTLANVAAANVYLWSTNGSINGVSGSLNVAGTLSLTQSGSLVLANVSAGNLSLSSTSGSVTDTGVLNVSGSTTLVAGNGSITVANASNALGTVTATAGNTLNVASAGNLTLASVTAGNATLTSVGGSVVETAGGTVNVSGSTTLVAGNGSITVANASNALGTVTATAGNTLNVASGGT